GAAGTACTGCAGCAATTTGACGACCTAAAGAGGGTTTTTCGGCTACTTTCAAACCTGTACGAGCGAGAAGGTAGGCTGACAAACCCACATAGAACCAAGATAAAGGAATTGTAAACGGCACAAGCCCCGCAATTTTATATCCCAATCCGCTTAGGTAACTATAGTATCCAAAAGGAAACCCTGTACTGGTTCCCAATAATTCACTCCCTACTGATATCAGGAGAGATGGAACCATAAATAACAGCCAAGTGCGCCATCCCAGGACTCGTGAGGCAAAAATTGAGACAGCTATTGTCCCAAAAATAATGTCTACCACACCACCATCAGCCATACTTAACTGCATAGCTGTCTGTCCAACTCCCCCTCCCAAGTTCAGAATAACTTCAGCATGAGGTATGACTAGTAGAATACCAATCAATCCAAAAACTTTCGCTAAAATATGACCGATCAGGCATATACGCTCAGTGATAACCAGTTGTTTCATGATAATTCCCTTACAAGATGTGATGTGCAGCTACGCATTCTGCTAATAGTTTACAAATGTTTAATAAAATATTTAATACTTTATATAGCACTTCTGGGTAACCTTGCTTTGCTTTCTTTTAGAGAGCATAATCTCCTATTGATTGAAGGAAGAATAAATTATGACGATAAACCTATAGTTTAACTGAATCGGCGTAAGTCCCCCAAATCGGTGGTGGGATATCAGCCAAATGACCACAATGACATCCCTAACCCTTCGTTACCGATGCGATCGGTTATTTTGAGAGAATGCTCGCGCTAAAAATCTAACCCATGTCATTTT
This genomic interval from Scytonema hofmannii PCC 7110 contains the following:
- the cruF gene encoding gamma-carotene 1'-hydroxylase CruF codes for the protein MKQLVITERICLIGHILAKVFGLIGILLVIPHAEVILNLGGGVGQTAMQLSMADGGVVDIIFGTIAVSIFASRVLGWRTWLLFMVPSLLISVGSELLGTSTGFPFGYYSYLSGLGYKIAGLVPFTIPLSWFYVGLSAYLLARTGLKVAEKPSLGRQIAAVLLGALLFTSWDFALEPAMSQTAFPFWYWEQPGAFFGTPYQNYAGWFGTSALFMSVAALLWRNTPVKLERSQLTVPIIVYLSNFIFAAGLSLGAGYFIPVSLGFGLGVAPAVVLWLSATAIHNLTVTSPTATAEVSTANVKVAVK